The proteins below come from a single Paramormyrops kingsleyae isolate MSU_618 chromosome 25, PKINGS_0.4, whole genome shotgun sequence genomic window:
- the LOC111855414 gene encoding complexin-1-like: protein MNFLMKQALGGATKDMGKMLGGEEDKDPEAEKEKEEERQEALRQQEEERKAKYAKMEAERETLRQGIRDKYGIKKREEAEAEAQAAMEATEGSLTRPKQAVPKGCGDAEEEEESIMDSVMKYLPGPLQDMFKK, encoded by the exons GGGCCACCAAGGACATGGGCAAGATGCTGGGGGGCGAGGAGGACAAGGACCCCGAGGcagagaaggagaaggaggaggagcggCAGGAGGCGCTgaggcagcaggaggaggagcggAAGGCCAAGTACGCGAAGATGGAGGCGGAACGAGAAACCTTACGGCAGGGTATTAGGGATAAG TACGGCATCAAGAAGCGGGAGGAGGCGGAGGCGGAAGCCCAGGCGGCCATGGAGGCCACCGAAGGCAGCCTGACCCGGCCCAAGCAGGCCGTCCCCAAGGGCTGCGGCGACGccgaggaggaagaggaaagcATTATGGACTCGGTCATGAAATACCTCCCCGGGCCTCTGCAGGACATGTTCAAGAAGTAA